In Oncorhynchus gorbuscha isolate QuinsamMale2020 ecotype Even-year linkage group LG08, OgorEven_v1.0, whole genome shotgun sequence, one genomic interval encodes:
- the LOC124041376 gene encoding mRNA decay activator protein ZFP36L2-A-like produces the protein MSATILSAFYDIDMLYKQDMNMNAVNHINSILDKKAVGPPVTTHSSNSSFAPGFFRRSSTTNMEAMTNNSNKYSANSYSNLMENATSSSTAIMNKENKFRDRTYSENGDRSQQLQIVQQKPGSQINSTRYKTELCRPFEENGACKYGEKCQFAHGYHELRNLSRHPKYKTEPCRTFHTIGFCPYGPRCHFIHNADERRPAPSNANVQGEPKSSRELCGYGQNGDVPQQVGYSRDRPKLHHSLSFSGFSSHHGLESPLLESPTSRTPPPPSNSSCSLNYYEDVRSPNSMSCVNSAFSFPGHDLKALLAPLALHTQNGYGNNHFNGAYYGNIQANMCPPSPPSYNMSHLQSLRRLNDSPVFDSPPSPPDSLSDRESYASGSLSSSGSLSGSESPSLDAGKRLPIFSRLSISDD, from the exons ATGTCTGCAACCATCTTGTCCGCTTTCTACGACATCGACATGCTTTACAAG CAAGATATGAACATGAACGCTGTGAATCACATCAATAGCATACTGGACAAGAAAGCGGTGGGGCCTCCAGTGACCACACACAGCTCCAATAGTTCTTTCGCGCCGGGATTTTTCCGTAGAAGCTCGACCACCAACATGGAAGCAATGACCAACAACAGCAACAAGTACTCTGCCAACTCCTACAGTAATTTGATGGAGAACGCAACGAGCAGCAGCACTGCCATTATGAACAAGGAGAACAAGTTCCGCGATCGGACATACAGCGAGAATGGGGACCGCAGCCAGCAGCTGCAGATCGTGCAGCAGAAGCCAGGCTCTCAGATCAACTCCACCCGCTACAAGACCGAACTCTGCAGACCCTTCGAGGAGAACGGAGCGTGCAAATACGGAGAGAAATGCCAGTTCGCGCACGGCTACCATGAGCTGAGAAATTTGTCTCGTCACCCTAAGTATAAAACCGAGCCCTGTCGCACTTTCCACACGATTGGCTTCTGCCCCTACGGTCCCCGCTGTCATTTTATCCACAACGCGGATGAGCGCAGACCCGCTCCAAGCAACGCCAACGTGCAGGGGGAACCCAAATCGTCTCGCGAGCTCTGCGGCTATGGTCAAAACGGCGACGTGCCGCAGCAAGTTGGGTACAGCCGGGACAGACCAAAGCTTCACCACAGCCTGAGTTTTTCAGGCTTTTCCAGCCACCACGGACTTGAGTCGCCACTACTCGAGAGCCCTACGTCGCGCACACCACCACCCCCCTCAAACTCATCTTGCTCTCTTAACTATTATGAGGACGTACGGTCTCCCAACTCCATGTCTTGTGTGAACAGTGCATTCAGTTTTCCTGGACATGACCTGAAAGCCTTACTTGCTCCCCTGGCCTTGCATACGCAAAACGGCTATGGCAACAACCATTTCAATGGTGCCTACTACGGGAACATTCAAGCCAACATGTgccccccttctcccccctcaTACAACATGAGCCACTTGCAGTCCCTGCGCCGCCTCAACGATTCACCGGTGTTCGACTCCCCTCCTAGCCCGCCCGACTCCCTCTCAGACCGGGAGAGCTATGCGAGCGGGTCCCTCAGCTCTTCTGGGAGTCTTAGCGGCTCTGAGTCTCCGAGTTTGGATGCTGGGAAACGTTTGCCAATCTTCAGCAGGCTGTCGATTTCTGATGACTAG